A genomic window from Enoplosus armatus isolate fEnoArm2 chromosome 18, fEnoArm2.hap1, whole genome shotgun sequence includes:
- the sh3glb2b gene encoding endophilin-B2b isoform X1 yields the protein MDFNVKKLASDAGVFFTRAVQFTEEKLGQAEKTELDPHLENLITRADGTKNWTEKILRQTEVLLQPNPSARIEEFIYDKLDKRLPSKATNAELLGQHMLDAANEFGPGTPYGSTLITVGEYQKRLGGAEREFLHTSAATFLAPLRNFLEGDWRTISKERRLLENRRLDLDICKARLKKAKQAEAKAAAAPDFQETRPRNYVLSASASALLSEEVDKAEHELRVAQTEFDRQAEVTRLLLEGISSTHLNHLRCLQDFAEAQATYYAQCHHYMQDLQRELNRCANSTGAPHPSAAAACPNPVSSAFLAGLSSPGATVSSPSSQRPSTLAMEQTQLPVTGTRKAKVLYDYDAHDASELSLLADEIITVYTVPGMDPDWLIGERGNEKGKVPVTYLELLS from the exons ATGGATTTCAACGTCAAGAAACTGGCTTCCGATGCGGGGGTCTTCTTCACCCGGGCGGTGCAG TTCACAGAGGAGAAGCTGGGCCAGGCTGAGAAGACAGAGCTGGATCCTCACTTGGAGAACCTGATCACTCGGGCCGACGGCACCAAGAACTGGACTGAAAAGATCTTAAGACAAACGGAGGTGCTCCTGCAGCCCAACCCAA GCGCTCGGATAGAGGAGTTCATCTATGACAAGCTGGACAAGAGGCTTCCCTCCAAGGCGACCAACGCCGAGCTGCTGGGCCAGCACATGCTCGACGCCGCCAACGAATTTGGTCCGGGGACGCCATACG GCAGCACCCTGATCACGGTGGGAGAGTACCAGAAGAGGCTGGGAGGAGCAGAGCGCGAGTTCCTCCACACCTCGGCCGCCACCTTCCTCGCTCCTCTGCGCAACTTCCTGGAAGGGGACTGGAGGACTATATCC AAAGAGCGGCGGCTGCTGGAGAACCGACGGCTGGATCTCGACATCTGCAAAGCACGCCTGAAAAAAGCCAAGCAGGCAGAGGCCAAAGCAGCG GCTGCACCTGATTTTCAGGAGACAAGGCCCCGAAATTATGTTCTTTCTGCCAGTGCATCAGCG TTGCTGAGTGAGGAAGTGGACAAA GCCGAGCACGAGCTTCGCGTGGCTCAGACGGAGTTCGACCGACAAGCCGAGGTcaccaggctgctgctggagggcATCAGCAGCACACAT CTCAACCACCTGCGATGTTTGCAGGATTTTGCGGAGGCCCAGGCCACCTACTACGCCCAGTGTCATCACTACATGCAGGACCTTCAGAGGGAGCTCAACCG ATGTGCTAACTCCACCGGcgccccccacccctccgctGCTGCCGCCTGCCCCAACCCCGTCTCCTCCGCTTTCCTGGCTGGACTGTCATCGCCGGGGGCTACAGTCTCCTCGCCGTCCAGCCAAAGGCCCAGCACCCTGGCTATGGAGCAGACACAGCTCCCTGTCACAGGAACCAGGAAGGCCAAGGTCCTGTATGACTACGATGCCCACGATGCCAGCGAGCTCTCCCTCTTGGCTGATGAG ATCATCACCGTGTACACCGTACCAGGAATGGACCCGGACTGGTTGATTGGAGAACGGGGGAACGAAAAAGGCAAAGTGCCTGTCACCTACCTTGAACTGCTGAGCTAA
- the sh3glb2b gene encoding endophilin-B2b isoform X3 — MDFNVKKLASDAGVFFTRAVQFTEEKLGQAEKTELDPHLENLITRADGTKNWTEKILRQTEVLLQPNPSARIEEFIYDKLDKRLPSKATNAELLGQHMLDAANEFGPGTPYGSTLITVGEYQKRLGGAEREFLHTSAATFLAPLRNFLEGDWRTISKERRLLENRRLDLDICKARLKKAKQAEAKAAAAPDFQETRPRNYVLSASASALLSEEVDKAEHELRVAQTEFDRQAEVTRLLLEGISSTHLNHLRCLQDFAEAQATYYAQCHHYMQDLQRELNRSSAAAACPNPVSSAFLAGLSSPGATVSSPSSQRPSTLAMEQTQLPVTGTRKAKVLYDYDAHDASELSLLADEIITVYTVPGMDPDWLIGERGNEKGKVPVTYLELLS; from the exons ATGGATTTCAACGTCAAGAAACTGGCTTCCGATGCGGGGGTCTTCTTCACCCGGGCGGTGCAG TTCACAGAGGAGAAGCTGGGCCAGGCTGAGAAGACAGAGCTGGATCCTCACTTGGAGAACCTGATCACTCGGGCCGACGGCACCAAGAACTGGACTGAAAAGATCTTAAGACAAACGGAGGTGCTCCTGCAGCCCAACCCAA GCGCTCGGATAGAGGAGTTCATCTATGACAAGCTGGACAAGAGGCTTCCCTCCAAGGCGACCAACGCCGAGCTGCTGGGCCAGCACATGCTCGACGCCGCCAACGAATTTGGTCCGGGGACGCCATACG GCAGCACCCTGATCACGGTGGGAGAGTACCAGAAGAGGCTGGGAGGAGCAGAGCGCGAGTTCCTCCACACCTCGGCCGCCACCTTCCTCGCTCCTCTGCGCAACTTCCTGGAAGGGGACTGGAGGACTATATCC AAAGAGCGGCGGCTGCTGGAGAACCGACGGCTGGATCTCGACATCTGCAAAGCACGCCTGAAAAAAGCCAAGCAGGCAGAGGCCAAAGCAGCG GCTGCACCTGATTTTCAGGAGACAAGGCCCCGAAATTATGTTCTTTCTGCCAGTGCATCAGCG TTGCTGAGTGAGGAAGTGGACAAA GCCGAGCACGAGCTTCGCGTGGCTCAGACGGAGTTCGACCGACAAGCCGAGGTcaccaggctgctgctggagggcATCAGCAGCACACAT CTCAACCACCTGCGATGTTTGCAGGATTTTGCGGAGGCCCAGGCCACCTACTACGCCCAGTGTCATCACTACATGCAGGACCTTCAGAGGGAGCTCAACCGGT cctccgctGCTGCCGCCTGCCCCAACCCCGTCTCCTCCGCTTTCCTGGCTGGACTGTCATCGCCGGGGGCTACAGTCTCCTCGCCGTCCAGCCAAAGGCCCAGCACCCTGGCTATGGAGCAGACACAGCTCCCTGTCACAGGAACCAGGAAGGCCAAGGTCCTGTATGACTACGATGCCCACGATGCCAGCGAGCTCTCCCTCTTGGCTGATGAG ATCATCACCGTGTACACCGTACCAGGAATGGACCCGGACTGGTTGATTGGAGAACGGGGGAACGAAAAAGGCAAAGTGCCTGTCACCTACCTTGAACTGCTGAGCTAA
- the sh3glb2b gene encoding endophilin-B2b isoform X2 — MDFNVKKLASDAGVFFTRAVQFTEEKLGQAEKTELDPHLENLITRADGTKNWTEKILRQTEVLLQPNPSARIEEFIYDKLDKRLPSKATNAELLGQHMLDAANEFGPGTPYGSTLITVGEYQKRLGGAEREFLHTSAATFLAPLRNFLEGDWRTISKERRLLENRRLDLDICKARLKKAKQAEAKAAAAPDFQETRPRNYVLSASASALLSEEVDKAEHELRVAQTEFDRQAEVTRLLLEGISSTHLNHLRCLQDFAEAQATYYAQCHHYMQDLQRELNRYPSAAAACPNPVSSAFLAGLSSPGATVSSPSSQRPSTLAMEQTQLPVTGTRKAKVLYDYDAHDASELSLLADEIITVYTVPGMDPDWLIGERGNEKGKVPVTYLELLS; from the exons ATGGATTTCAACGTCAAGAAACTGGCTTCCGATGCGGGGGTCTTCTTCACCCGGGCGGTGCAG TTCACAGAGGAGAAGCTGGGCCAGGCTGAGAAGACAGAGCTGGATCCTCACTTGGAGAACCTGATCACTCGGGCCGACGGCACCAAGAACTGGACTGAAAAGATCTTAAGACAAACGGAGGTGCTCCTGCAGCCCAACCCAA GCGCTCGGATAGAGGAGTTCATCTATGACAAGCTGGACAAGAGGCTTCCCTCCAAGGCGACCAACGCCGAGCTGCTGGGCCAGCACATGCTCGACGCCGCCAACGAATTTGGTCCGGGGACGCCATACG GCAGCACCCTGATCACGGTGGGAGAGTACCAGAAGAGGCTGGGAGGAGCAGAGCGCGAGTTCCTCCACACCTCGGCCGCCACCTTCCTCGCTCCTCTGCGCAACTTCCTGGAAGGGGACTGGAGGACTATATCC AAAGAGCGGCGGCTGCTGGAGAACCGACGGCTGGATCTCGACATCTGCAAAGCACGCCTGAAAAAAGCCAAGCAGGCAGAGGCCAAAGCAGCG GCTGCACCTGATTTTCAGGAGACAAGGCCCCGAAATTATGTTCTTTCTGCCAGTGCATCAGCG TTGCTGAGTGAGGAAGTGGACAAA GCCGAGCACGAGCTTCGCGTGGCTCAGACGGAGTTCGACCGACAAGCCGAGGTcaccaggctgctgctggagggcATCAGCAGCACACAT CTCAACCACCTGCGATGTTTGCAGGATTTTGCGGAGGCCCAGGCCACCTACTACGCCCAGTGTCATCACTACATGCAGGACCTTCAGAGGGAGCTCAACCGGT acccctccgctGCTGCCGCCTGCCCCAACCCCGTCTCCTCCGCTTTCCTGGCTGGACTGTCATCGCCGGGGGCTACAGTCTCCTCGCCGTCCAGCCAAAGGCCCAGCACCCTGGCTATGGAGCAGACACAGCTCCCTGTCACAGGAACCAGGAAGGCCAAGGTCCTGTATGACTACGATGCCCACGATGCCAGCGAGCTCTCCCTCTTGGCTGATGAG ATCATCACCGTGTACACCGTACCAGGAATGGACCCGGACTGGTTGATTGGAGAACGGGGGAACGAAAAAGGCAAAGTGCCTGTCACCTACCTTGAACTGCTGAGCTAA